The proteins below are encoded in one region of Triticum aestivum cultivar Chinese Spring chromosome 1B, IWGSC CS RefSeq v2.1, whole genome shotgun sequence:
- the LOC123094578 gene encoding putative FBD-associated F-box protein At5g22720, protein MEAAASAAVAAAKETALAAAAAASAASKEAAAAAAAATEAAATAKEAAAKASAAALNAKEAAAVATATGEAVAATVAAAMAALQASKKRKFHLVDDQDPPGSGNCDDVDGGIVDLTDDVDGGSVDHISRVPDAVLGTILSLLPTKEGARTQVISRRWRPLWRSAPLNLAVDGGPNSKELITKILSEHPGPARRFSVRIFQNDDKIEGWLSSKALDNLQEFELIYTFWGSNWEKLCLLPLSVFRFSPTLRVAKFCGSHFPRSNLIVQLSLKFPCLKQLTLEKVTISEDVLQSMLSGCPALECLELMMVFGIDRLCISSQTLKSLGFCAEWSIRGVTLHELVIEDAPCLERLLRFNPIGTKTIKIIGRTPKLAILGMLSEHISEFHLGSSVFQKMIAVSLTTKCTA, encoded by the exons ATGGAGGCGGCGGCCTCAGCAGCTGTTGCGGCCGCCAAGGAGACGGCGCTGGCTGCGGCTGCTGCAGCATCGGCTGCTtccaaggaggcggcggcggcggcggcggctgcgacggAGGCAGCGGCGACTGCCaaggaggcggcggcgaaggcTTCGGCTGCTGCGTTAAACGCGAAGGAGGCAGCGGCTGTGGCGACGGCTacaggggaggcggtggctgctACCGTTGCTGCTGCGATGGCGGCACTGCAAGCTTCAAAGAAGCGTAAGTTCCATCTTGTCGACGACCAAGATCCGCCGGGGAGTGGCAACTGCGATGATGTTGATGGGGGGATTGTCGATCTCACTGATGATGTTGATGGGGGGAGCGTCGATCACATAAGCCGCGTCCCCGACGCCGTCCTCGGCACCATCTTGTCTCTTCTCCCCACTAAGGAAGGTGCCCGCACGCAGGTCATCTCTCGCCGGTGGCGTCCGCTCTGGCGCTCCGCTCCTCTGAACCTCGCGGTTGACGGTGGACCCAATAGCAAGGAACTGATTACAAAGATCCTCTCTGAGCATCCTGGCCCCGCACGCCGCTTCTCGGTCCGCATCTTTCAGAACGACGACAAGATCGAAGGCTGGCTTAGTTCCAAAGCCCTGGACAACCTACAGGAGTTCGAGCTCATCTACACGTTCTGGGGCAGCAACTGGGAGAAGTTGTGCCTGCTGCCATTGTCCGTGTTCCGCTTTTCGCCCACTCTCCGCGTGGCCAAATTCTGCGGCTCCCATTTCCCCAGGAGTAACTTGATTGTGCAGCTGTCCCTGAAGTTTCCGTGCCTCAAGCAGCTGACCCTGGAAAAGGTCACCATCTCGGAGGATGTTCTCCAGAGCATGCTCTCTGGCTGCCCTGCCTTGGAATgccttgagctgatgatggttttTGGCATTGATCGCCTCTGCATCAGCTCCCAAACTCTTAAAAGTTTAGGCTTCTGCGCAGAATGGAGTATTCGAGGTGTCACTCTGCATGAGTTAGTCATTGAGGACGCCCCGTGCCTTGAGAGATTGCTACGTTTTAATCCAATAGGCACAAAGACCATAAAGATAATTGGCAGGACACCTAAACTGGCAATATTGGGTATGCTGTCTGAACATATATCTGAATTCCACCTTGGAAGTTCGGTTTTTCAG AAAATGATTGCTGTCAGTTTGACAACCAAATGCACAGCATGA